A window of the Gemmatirosa kalamazoonensis genome harbors these coding sequences:
- the ftsY gene encoding signal recognition particle-docking protein FtsY, translating into MALLFRKEGDAPKKSLWQRIKDVANADVGVILRGGVKDGSLEQLEEVLLASDFGVATTLKLVDQIGGYAQRGLIRTEPEFQDALRRLVEAELREGNSDPSLKLSASKPTVILVIGVNGAGKTTFIGKLAARLRKQGKTVLLGAGDTFRAGAIDQLRVWAERVGAEFVGAKAGADSAAVAFDTIDAGIARGVDVVIIDTAGRLHTSAGLMEELKKVARVIAKRIPDAPHETLLVLDGTIGQNAVVQARTFTEAVPVTGLVVTKIDGTAKGGIVVAVHEELDVPVKFLGTGEKAGDLHAFDPAQFAEELVEA; encoded by the coding sequence ATGGCTCTGCTGTTCAGAAAGGAAGGCGACGCGCCCAAGAAGTCGCTCTGGCAACGCATCAAGGACGTCGCGAACGCCGACGTGGGGGTGATCCTCCGCGGCGGCGTGAAGGACGGCTCGCTGGAGCAGCTCGAGGAGGTGCTCCTGGCGTCCGACTTCGGCGTCGCGACGACGCTGAAGCTCGTCGACCAGATCGGCGGCTATGCGCAGCGCGGCCTCATTCGCACCGAGCCGGAGTTCCAGGACGCGCTGCGACGCCTCGTGGAAGCGGAGCTGCGCGAGGGGAACAGCGACCCGTCGCTGAAGCTCTCGGCGTCAAAGCCGACGGTGATCCTCGTGATCGGCGTGAACGGGGCAGGGAAGACGACGTTCATCGGCAAGCTCGCGGCGCGGCTGCGCAAGCAGGGAAAGACCGTCCTGCTCGGCGCCGGCGACACGTTCCGCGCCGGCGCGATCGACCAGCTGCGCGTGTGGGCCGAACGCGTGGGCGCGGAGTTCGTGGGCGCGAAGGCGGGCGCCGACTCGGCGGCCGTCGCATTCGACACGATCGACGCGGGCATCGCGCGCGGCGTGGACGTCGTCATCATCGACACCGCCGGCCGTCTGCACACGAGCGCGGGGCTCATGGAGGAGCTGAAGAAGGTCGCGCGCGTGATCGCGAAGCGGATCCCCGACGCGCCGCACGAGACGCTGCTCGTGCTCGACGGCACCATCGGGCAGAACGCCGTCGTGCAGGCGCGCACGTTCACCGAGGCGGTGCCCGTGACGGGGCTCGTCGTGACGAAGATCGACGGCACCGCGAAGGGCGGCATCGTGGTCGCCGTGCACGAGGAGCTCGACGTGCCGGTGAAGTTCCTCGGCACGGGGGAGAAGGCGGGCGACCTGCACGCGTTCGACCCGGCGCAGTTCGCGGAGGAGCTGGTGGAGGCGTGA
- the recG gene encoding ATP-dependent DNA helicase RecG has translation MSAPRRAPSAPRVTLDTPVTYLKGVGPARALALARLGVQTAGDLLYHVPHRYEDASTVKRIAELEPGMDGTVIGRVISKGVLPTRKGLRVFQAVVRDASGMIEVSWPGQPFLDRTIEKGDLLLLSGTVRFFHGRQLQPREFVNLGAEEEGTAGGRVLAVYPATEGLSFKQIRGLVDAHLDALLPQVTEYLPAPTIARAAVPPLPDALRMVHRPTSIAEAMAGRARLAFEELLSVQILHRRANALARESRHGIAFQNRRDLTTKLKAALPFELTGAQTRALREIVFDMTSPRRMHRLLQGDVGSGKTVVALFAALLAMENGWQAAVMAPTELLAEQHLRTFTKLLAPLGIVPVLVTGRLGAKARREAATLLAQPAPLLVVGTHALVQEATAFSRLGVAIVDEQHRFGVEQRKALGAKGESPDVLLMSATPIPRSLALTLYGDLDVSILDEKPPGRQPVTSALRPESSRERVLQFVERELDKGRQAYVVYPLIEESEKTDLKAATVAYEELSEGAFKGRRVGLLHGRMPGDEKDAVMRAFRDGALDVLVATTVIEVGIDVPNATVMLIEHPERFGLSQLHQLRGRVGRGGEASYCILLGDVGQEAAERLHILVDTEDGFEIARADLRLRGMGDLFGERQSGQPTFRVADPLRDEELNEIARAVADEMLGADPELTAPEHAGLRKALGSRYARSLELFRVG, from the coding sequence ATGTCGGCCCCGCGCCGCGCGCCGTCCGCTCCCCGCGTCACGCTCGACACGCCCGTCACGTACCTCAAGGGCGTCGGTCCGGCGCGCGCGCTCGCGCTCGCGCGACTCGGCGTGCAGACGGCGGGCGACCTGCTGTATCACGTGCCGCACCGCTACGAAGACGCGAGCACCGTGAAGCGCATCGCGGAGCTCGAGCCGGGGATGGACGGCACGGTCATCGGGCGCGTCATCTCGAAGGGCGTGCTGCCGACGCGGAAGGGGCTGCGCGTGTTCCAGGCCGTCGTGCGTGACGCGAGCGGCATGATCGAGGTGTCGTGGCCCGGGCAGCCGTTCCTCGACCGCACGATCGAGAAAGGCGACCTGCTGCTGCTCTCCGGCACCGTGCGCTTCTTCCACGGGCGGCAGCTCCAGCCGCGCGAGTTCGTGAACCTCGGCGCGGAGGAGGAGGGGACCGCCGGCGGGCGCGTGCTCGCGGTGTATCCGGCGACGGAGGGGCTGTCGTTCAAGCAGATCCGCGGGCTCGTCGACGCGCACCTCGACGCGCTGCTGCCGCAGGTCACGGAGTACCTGCCCGCGCCCACGATCGCGCGCGCCGCCGTGCCGCCGCTGCCCGACGCGCTGCGCATGGTGCACCGGCCGACGTCGATCGCCGAGGCGATGGCGGGGCGGGCGCGGCTCGCGTTCGAGGAGCTGCTGTCGGTGCAGATCCTTCACCGACGCGCGAACGCGCTCGCGCGCGAGTCGCGCCACGGCATCGCGTTCCAGAACCGGCGCGACCTCACCACGAAGCTGAAGGCGGCGCTGCCGTTCGAGCTCACCGGTGCGCAGACGCGCGCGCTGCGCGAGATCGTGTTCGACATGACGAGCCCGCGCCGCATGCACCGGCTGCTGCAGGGCGACGTCGGCAGCGGCAAGACGGTCGTCGCGCTGTTCGCCGCGCTGCTCGCGATGGAGAACGGCTGGCAGGCCGCGGTGATGGCGCCGACCGAGCTGCTCGCCGAGCAGCACCTGCGCACGTTCACGAAGCTGCTCGCGCCGTTGGGCATCGTGCCCGTGCTCGTGACCGGACGCCTCGGCGCGAAGGCGCGTCGCGAGGCGGCGACGCTGCTCGCGCAGCCGGCGCCGCTGCTCGTCGTCGGCACGCACGCGCTGGTGCAGGAAGCCACCGCGTTCTCGCGGCTCGGCGTGGCGATCGTGGACGAGCAGCACCGGTTCGGCGTGGAGCAGCGCAAGGCGTTGGGCGCGAAGGGGGAGAGCCCCGACGTGCTGCTCATGAGCGCGACGCCGATCCCGCGCTCGCTCGCGCTCACGCTGTACGGGGACCTCGACGTGAGCATCCTCGACGAGAAGCCGCCGGGTCGGCAGCCGGTGACGAGCGCGCTGCGCCCCGAGAGCAGCCGCGAGCGCGTGCTGCAGTTCGTGGAGCGGGAGCTCGACAAGGGCCGCCAGGCGTACGTCGTGTACCCGCTCATCGAGGAGTCGGAGAAGACCGACCTGAAGGCCGCGACGGTGGCGTACGAGGAGCTCTCCGAGGGTGCGTTCAAGGGGCGCCGCGTGGGACTGCTGCACGGCCGCATGCCGGGCGACGAGAAGGACGCCGTGATGCGCGCGTTCCGCGACGGCGCGCTCGACGTGCTCGTCGCGACGACGGTGATCGAGGTCGGCATCGACGTGCCCAACGCGACGGTGATGCTGATCGAGCACCCGGAGCGGTTCGGGCTCTCGCAGCTGCACCAGCTCCGGGGCCGCGTGGGCCGCGGCGGCGAGGCGTCGTACTGCATCCTGCTCGGCGACGTGGGGCAGGAGGCGGCGGAGCGGCTGCACATCTTAGTCGACACCGAGGACGGCTTCGAGATCGCGCGCGCCGACCTGCGGCTGCGCGGCATGGGCGACCTGTTCGGGGAGCGGCAGAGCGGGCAGCCGACGTTCCGCGTCGCCGACCCGCTGCGCGACGAGGAGCTGAACGAGATCGCCCGCGCCGTCGCCGACGAGATGCTCGGCGCGGATCCGGAGCTGACGGCGCCGGAGCACGCGGGCCTCCGGAAAGCGTTAGGCAGCCGCTATGCCCGGTCGCTGGAGCTGTTCCGCGTGGGCTGA
- a CDS encoding diacylglycerol/lipid kinase family protein codes for MSAPRAVVLVNPAARHAERAEDPALLDALRRRWHVDVVRPTSAAETTRLAAAAAAEGLDAVIAAGGDGTAAAVARGLAGTATALGILPLGTANDLARVLGLRRAPARAAARLADARTRSMDLVAMNGTTFCTVGGLGIVSDSALAAARLKSGTGRLARVARALGGGIYRATALGELATRRPLRTRVEIEVTSPDGSVGRLAVDSPGLFVANQRMCGGGLSLPRVGPDDDGVFELLVIQRVSRARLVDAFTRLTLKLPIPDAVLRVIPGVAARIHCEREETFLGDGDALGTGCSFALRALPRTLRVLA; via the coding sequence CTGAGCGCGCCGCGCGCCGTCGTTCTCGTCAACCCGGCCGCGCGGCACGCCGAGCGGGCCGAGGATCCCGCGCTGCTCGACGCGCTCCGGCGCCGGTGGCACGTCGACGTCGTGCGACCGACGAGCGCCGCCGAGACGACGCGGCTCGCCGCGGCGGCCGCCGCGGAGGGACTCGACGCGGTGATCGCCGCCGGCGGCGACGGCACCGCGGCCGCCGTCGCGCGCGGCCTCGCCGGCACCGCCACGGCGTTAGGCATCCTGCCGCTCGGCACCGCGAACGACCTCGCGCGGGTGCTCGGCCTCCGTCGTGCGCCGGCCCGCGCGGCGGCGCGGCTCGCGGACGCCCGCACGCGGTCGATGGATCTCGTCGCGATGAACGGCACGACGTTCTGCACCGTCGGCGGTCTCGGGATCGTGAGCGACAGCGCGCTCGCCGCGGCGCGGCTCAAGTCGGGCACGGGCCGGCTCGCGCGCGTCGCGCGCGCGCTCGGCGGCGGGATCTATCGCGCCACCGCGCTCGGCGAGCTGGCGACGCGGCGTCCGCTCCGCACGCGCGTCGAGATCGAGGTCACGAGTCCCGACGGCAGCGTGGGCCGGCTCGCGGTCGACTCACCGGGGCTGTTCGTCGCGAACCAGCGCATGTGCGGCGGCGGCCTGTCGCTGCCGCGCGTCGGCCCCGACGACGACGGCGTGTTCGAGCTGCTCGTCATCCAGCGCGTGTCGCGGGCGCGGCTCGTCGACGCGTTCACGCGGCTCACGCTGAAGCTGCCGATCCCCGATGCGGTGCTGCGCGTGATCCCCGGCGTCGCCGCGCGCATCCACTGCGAGCGCGAGGAGACGTTCCTCGGCGACGGCGACGCGTTAGGCACCGGGTGCAGCTTCGCGCTTCGCGCGCTCCCCCGCACGCTCCGCGTGCTCGCCTGA
- a CDS encoding sensor histidine kinase gives MILRARLALGFLTIALLLAVPLAVSVLALHHARQTVDELRDEAFAASLLVARMTATNAQLREKEASVYVDKGATPSYVDELRRAQRTLRLQADSLNRLGLVPLRRSLEPPLAIIGRFTEVEIAALADGELVLAQNVSEQQMIPAISQVDRELRGAENQLRVIAAKKVDDASTQAHSATRLAALLLAAALAAAALVAVSITRSISRPVRDLERGMHAVAGGDFAHQLSISTERGDEFGRLASSFTSMAHQLAELDKLKAEFVSVASHELKTPINVIMGYLKLLEENLYGELNPRQAEVIGVMQTQATSMGRLVQHLLDVSRFEAGAGRLEPRPTNLRGFLSQLEATYNVLAMQREVTFTVTASDTLPEVVTWDQDRISEVLGNLLSNAFKFTQAGGRVELAATTVPDKVYIEVRDTGVGIARTQLPHIFDKFYQADNQDRAGAKGSGLGLAIAKEIVEAHGGSIAAQSTVGRGTKFSILLPVVAISHVDGPVHAAEVAPEDAVQADGQQATASHESRDSEAADDAAEVTA, from the coding sequence ATGATCCTTCGCGCCCGCCTCGCGCTCGGTTTCCTCACCATCGCGCTGCTGCTCGCCGTCCCGCTCGCCGTCTCGGTGCTCGCGCTGCACCACGCGCGGCAGACGGTCGACGAGCTCCGCGACGAGGCGTTCGCCGCGTCGCTGCTGGTGGCGCGCATGACGGCGACCAACGCGCAGCTCCGCGAGAAGGAGGCGAGCGTCTACGTCGACAAGGGCGCGACCCCGTCGTACGTCGACGAGCTGCGCCGCGCCCAGCGCACGCTCCGCCTGCAGGCCGATTCGCTGAACCGCCTCGGCCTCGTGCCGCTGCGCCGCTCCCTCGAGCCGCCGCTCGCGATCATCGGCCGGTTCACGGAGGTCGAGATCGCCGCGCTCGCGGACGGAGAGCTGGTGCTCGCGCAGAACGTCTCCGAGCAGCAGATGATCCCGGCCATCTCGCAGGTCGACCGCGAGCTGCGCGGCGCGGAGAACCAGCTGCGCGTGATCGCCGCGAAGAAGGTCGACGACGCGTCCACCCAGGCACATTCGGCCACCCGGCTCGCGGCCCTCCTGCTCGCGGCGGCGCTCGCCGCGGCGGCGCTCGTCGCGGTGTCGATCACGCGCTCCATCAGCCGACCGGTGCGCGACCTCGAGCGCGGCATGCATGCCGTGGCCGGCGGCGACTTCGCGCACCAGCTCTCCATCAGCACCGAGCGCGGCGACGAGTTCGGGCGGCTCGCGTCGAGCTTCACGTCGATGGCCCACCAGCTCGCGGAGCTCGACAAGCTGAAGGCGGAGTTCGTGTCCGTCGCGTCGCACGAGCTGAAGACGCCCATCAACGTCATCATGGGCTACCTGAAGCTGCTCGAGGAGAACCTCTACGGCGAGCTGAATCCCCGGCAGGCCGAGGTGATCGGCGTCATGCAGACGCAGGCGACGTCGATGGGGCGGCTCGTGCAGCACCTGCTCGACGTGAGCCGCTTCGAGGCGGGCGCCGGGCGGCTCGAGCCGCGGCCGACGAACCTGCGCGGCTTCCTGTCGCAGCTCGAGGCGACGTACAACGTGCTGGCCATGCAGCGCGAGGTCACGTTCACCGTCACGGCGTCGGACACGCTGCCGGAGGTCGTGACGTGGGATCAGGACCGCATCAGCGAGGTCCTCGGCAACCTGCTGTCGAACGCGTTCAAGTTCACGCAGGCCGGCGGTCGCGTGGAGCTCGCGGCGACGACGGTGCCCGACAAGGTGTACATCGAGGTGCGCGACACCGGCGTGGGCATCGCGCGCACGCAGCTGCCGCACATCTTCGACAAGTTCTACCAGGCCGACAACCAGGACCGGGCGGGCGCCAAGGGCAGCGGCCTGGGTCTCGCCATCGCGAAGGAGATCGTCGAGGCGCATGGCGGCAGCATCGCCGCGCAGAGCACCGTCGGCCGCGGCACGAAGTTCTCCATCCTCCTCCCGGTCGTCGCGATCTCGCACGTCGACGGTCCCGTGCACGCCGCGGAGGTCGCGCCGGAGGACGCCGTGCAGGCCGATGGGCAGCAGGCCACCGCGTCGCACGAGAGCCGCGACTCCGAAGCGGCGGACGATGCCGCCGAGGTGACGGCGTGA
- the asnS gene encoding asparagine--tRNA ligase, which translates to MTFPSVRIAELPSHVGQTVTVRGWVTHFRSSGKIAFPVIRDGTGVAQCVVVKSAVSPETWDALGRLSLEASVAVTGEVRAEPRAPGGHELGVSALEVIGTSPADYPIQPKEHGVDFLLDHRHLWLRSPRQAAIMRIRSEVEQGIHDFFYAREFVRCDTPILTGAQGESGGLFETEYFEEGKAYLAQTGQLYGEALAAALGRIYTFGPTFRAEKSKTRRHLTEFWMIEPEMAWYDQDDNMNLQEDLVRFLVERVRERRVAELAVLERDVSKLDCVRDPFVRLDYGDAVTLLQESGSDIKWGEDLGAPDEATIVAKYERPVFVVNYPKEAKAFYMKENPADPRTVRCADLLAPEGRGEIIGGSQREDDYGKLVRRIEEEGLPLAAYDWYLDLRKYGTFVHSGFGIGLERTVAWIAGVEHIREVIPFPRMMGRLRP; encoded by the coding sequence ATGACATTCCCGTCCGTGCGCATCGCCGAGCTGCCGTCGCACGTCGGCCAGACCGTCACCGTGCGTGGCTGGGTGACGCACTTCCGCTCCTCGGGCAAGATCGCGTTCCCGGTCATCCGCGACGGCACCGGCGTGGCGCAGTGCGTGGTGGTGAAGAGCGCGGTGTCGCCGGAGACGTGGGACGCGCTCGGCCGGCTGTCGCTCGAGGCGTCGGTGGCGGTGACCGGGGAGGTGCGCGCGGAGCCGCGCGCGCCGGGCGGCCACGAGCTCGGCGTGAGCGCGCTCGAGGTGATCGGCACGAGCCCGGCGGACTACCCGATCCAGCCGAAGGAGCACGGCGTCGACTTCCTGCTCGACCACCGGCACCTCTGGCTCCGGTCGCCGCGGCAGGCGGCGATCATGCGGATCCGCAGCGAGGTGGAGCAGGGAATCCACGACTTCTTCTACGCGCGCGAGTTCGTGCGCTGCGACACGCCGATCCTCACCGGCGCGCAGGGCGAGAGCGGCGGCCTGTTCGAGACCGAGTACTTCGAGGAAGGGAAGGCGTACCTCGCCCAGACCGGTCAGCTGTACGGCGAGGCGCTTGCGGCGGCGTTAGGCCGCATCTACACGTTCGGGCCCACGTTCCGCGCCGAGAAGTCGAAGACGCGCCGCCATCTCACCGAGTTCTGGATGATCGAGCCGGAGATGGCGTGGTACGACCAGGACGACAACATGAACCTCCAGGAGGACCTCGTGCGGTTCCTCGTGGAGCGCGTGCGCGAACGGCGCGTCGCCGAGCTCGCGGTGCTCGAACGCGACGTGTCGAAGCTGGACTGCGTGCGCGACCCGTTCGTCCGCCTCGACTACGGCGACGCGGTGACGCTGCTGCAGGAGAGCGGCAGCGACATCAAGTGGGGCGAGGACCTCGGCGCGCCCGACGAGGCGACGATCGTGGCGAAGTACGAGCGCCCGGTGTTCGTCGTGAACTACCCGAAGGAGGCGAAGGCCTTCTACATGAAGGAGAACCCCGCCGACCCGCGCACGGTGCGCTGCGCGGATCTGCTCGCGCCGGAAGGGCGGGGCGAGATCATCGGCGGATCGCAGCGCGAGGACGACTACGGCAAGCTCGTTAGGCGCATCGAGGAGGAGGGGCTGCCGCTCGCGGCGTACGACTGGTACCTCGACCTGCGCAAGTACGGGACCTTCGTGCACTCCGGCTTCGGCATCGGGCTGGAGCGCACGGTGGCGTGGATCGCGGGCGTGGAGCACATCCGCGAGGTGATCCCGTTCCCGCGGATGATGGGGCGGCTGCGGCCGTGA
- a CDS encoding FG-GAP repeat domain-containing protein gives MRSAPAARAHDGLRPRQRAPARLVCLTTLGTAVAACGDARVPTAPARGPAESVHAQAAMSAASPADHPGVQYECQLPAAGTDLQLLFQQPQTGELAYWSLHGAALRSAGALPGVPASWAGLTAVGGSVFWTVPPSVAVMERRFAGFTTLVDRGQFHPTAPDPWRVVAIGSVNNPGYSVIWRHPVSGEVVVWEVADVNVAPFVLRSVSNGAVPLAWRVETAGDLDGDGESDLFWVNDANGARVVWLLRHGAYASTVDLGVVPTAWRIGGVADLDGDGQRDIVWQSTTTGHLVTWIMSNGAYVRTVPTATRLGEQARVPTPWRLFGVQRAAPVPAPAPKRLGIHLGAQQSAAVGSTLPLYATGDMVCSAFGPGQGTPPWNGDPSTFPPGYIPPPYIPPCYLNPAEVLPPRYTVTWTSSASGLAAVAPDAAHPLWGIVTALGVTGVPVTVTATLRDPCGGIIAITSVAVTVTP, from the coding sequence ATGCGTTCGGCACCTGCTGCACGCGCGCACGACGGCCTCCGTCCACGCCAGCGCGCGCCGGCGCGGCTCGTCTGCCTAACGACGTTAGGCACGGCGGTCGCCGCCTGTGGGGACGCACGAGTTCCGACCGCGCCGGCGCGCGGACCGGCGGAGTCGGTGCATGCGCAGGCCGCGATGTCCGCCGCCAGCCCGGCCGACCACCCCGGCGTGCAGTACGAGTGTCAGCTCCCCGCCGCGGGGACCGACCTGCAGCTCCTCTTCCAGCAGCCCCAGACCGGCGAACTCGCATACTGGAGCCTGCACGGCGCGGCCCTTCGCTCGGCCGGTGCGCTGCCCGGCGTGCCGGCGTCGTGGGCGGGGCTCACCGCCGTCGGTGGGTCCGTGTTCTGGACCGTGCCGCCGAGCGTGGCCGTGATGGAGCGGCGATTCGCCGGGTTCACGACGCTCGTGGACCGCGGCCAGTTCCATCCGACGGCGCCCGACCCCTGGCGCGTGGTCGCCATCGGCTCCGTGAACAATCCGGGGTACAGCGTGATCTGGCGGCACCCCGTCTCCGGCGAGGTCGTGGTGTGGGAGGTGGCCGACGTCAACGTCGCGCCGTTCGTCCTGCGCTCCGTCTCCAACGGCGCCGTGCCGCTCGCGTGGCGCGTGGAGACGGCCGGTGACCTCGACGGCGATGGCGAGTCCGATCTCTTCTGGGTGAACGACGCGAACGGCGCGCGCGTCGTGTGGCTGCTGCGGCACGGCGCGTACGCCTCCACCGTCGACCTCGGTGTCGTGCCCACGGCGTGGCGTATCGGCGGCGTGGCGGACCTCGACGGCGATGGGCAGCGCGACATCGTCTGGCAGAGCACGACGACCGGGCACCTCGTCACGTGGATCATGAGCAACGGGGCGTACGTACGCACCGTGCCGACCGCCACGCGGCTCGGTGAGCAGGCTCGCGTGCCGACGCCGTGGCGACTGTTCGGCGTGCAACGCGCGGCACCCGTGCCGGCACCCGCGCCCAAGCGACTCGGCATCCACCTCGGGGCGCAGCAGTCGGCGGCCGTCGGATCCACGCTGCCGCTCTACGCGACGGGCGACATGGTCTGCTCCGCGTTCGGCCCCGGACAGGGGACGCCGCCGTGGAACGGCGACCCGAGCACGTTCCCGCCCGGGTACATCCCGCCGCCGTACATCCCGCCGTGCTACCTGAACCCGGCCGAGGTGCTGCCGCCCAGGTACACCGTCACGTGGACGTCGAGCGCGAGCGGCCTCGCCGCGGTCGCCCCGGACGCGGCGCACCCGCTGTGGGGCATCGTCACCGCGCTCGGCGTCACCGGCGTGCCGGTGACGGTGACCGCGACGCTGCGCGACCCGTGCGGCGGGATCATCGCGATCACGTCGGTCGCCGTCACGGTGACGCCGTGA
- a CDS encoding M1 family metallopeptidase — protein MSPTSRMRSTLLAGLGLAGLGLAVAAAPAVAQPLYRPRAIANAYAKHTRSPDGRPGPAYWENHARYVITLDVTPASRAVHGSERITYVNESPDTLRALNVKLFLNAHKPTAPRQGATSTDYLTSGVHVDSFTVNGAAVRWGDDARVFTNRAVRLPTPLLPHDSVHLSFDWHYDLSRVSGREGMLDSTTAYLAYFYPRVAVYDDYNGWDTMTFTESQEFYSDFNDYDVTVRAPANYVVWGTGTLVNAQEVLQSAPLARLQASLAADTTIHVATRADHAAHAVTAQQPTNGWHFTARGVPDVTYAVSDHYVWDAASVVVDSAARRRAGVQSAYVDTAPDFRYMVQFGRHALAWLSSNWPGVPYPYEKTTIVQGFADMEYPMMVNDSSNPDTTFSRFVAEHEIAHTWFPFYMGINETRYGFMDEGWATTFEYLINVPDMGAAKAGDFFRRFRVQGWIRDPSPNEDLPIVTPGDALSGAALGNNEYGKAALGYLAAKDLLGDAAFRTGLHAFIDRWHGRHPIPWDFFATMNDATGRDLNWFWRAWYFSNGYIDLAVDGVRKSSSGYAVTLRNVGGMPAPVNLVLQYADGSTERVHETPAIWASDQTRATVGVQTRKALRSVTLDGGIWMDADTTNDRWTAP, from the coding sequence ATGAGCCCGACGTCCCGAATGCGCTCGACGCTGCTCGCCGGTCTCGGGCTCGCCGGTCTCGGGCTCGCCGTCGCCGCCGCGCCCGCGGTCGCCCAACCGCTCTATCGCCCGCGCGCCATCGCGAACGCCTACGCGAAGCACACGCGCTCGCCCGACGGCCGCCCCGGACCGGCGTACTGGGAGAACCACGCGCGCTACGTCATCACGCTCGACGTGACGCCGGCGTCGCGCGCGGTGCACGGCAGCGAGCGGATCACCTACGTGAACGAGAGCCCGGACACGCTGCGCGCGCTGAACGTCAAGCTGTTCCTCAACGCGCACAAGCCGACGGCGCCCCGGCAGGGGGCGACGAGCACGGACTATCTCACGTCGGGCGTGCACGTCGACTCGTTCACGGTGAACGGGGCCGCCGTCCGGTGGGGCGACGACGCGCGCGTGTTCACCAACCGCGCCGTGCGCCTGCCGACGCCGCTCCTGCCGCACGACTCCGTGCACCTGTCGTTCGACTGGCACTACGACCTCTCGCGCGTGAGCGGCCGCGAGGGGATGCTCGACTCCACCACCGCGTACCTCGCCTACTTCTACCCGCGCGTCGCCGTGTACGACGACTACAACGGGTGGGACACGATGACGTTCACCGAGTCGCAGGAGTTCTACAGCGACTTCAACGACTACGACGTCACGGTGCGCGCTCCAGCGAACTACGTCGTGTGGGGCACGGGCACCCTCGTGAACGCGCAGGAGGTGCTGCAATCCGCGCCGCTCGCGCGGCTGCAGGCGTCGCTCGCCGCGGACACGACGATCCACGTGGCGACGCGCGCCGATCATGCGGCGCACGCGGTGACGGCCCAGCAGCCGACGAACGGCTGGCACTTCACGGCGCGCGGCGTCCCCGACGTCACCTATGCGGTGAGCGACCACTACGTGTGGGACGCGGCGAGCGTCGTCGTCGACTCCGCGGCGCGGCGGCGCGCCGGCGTCCAGTCGGCCTACGTCGACACGGCGCCCGACTTCCGGTACATGGTGCAGTTCGGGCGGCACGCGCTCGCGTGGCTGTCGAGCAACTGGCCGGGCGTGCCGTACCCGTACGAGAAGACGACGATCGTGCAGGGGTTCGCCGACATGGAGTACCCGATGATGGTGAACGACTCCAGCAACCCCGACACGACGTTCTCGCGATTCGTCGCGGAGCACGAGATCGCGCACACGTGGTTCCCGTTCTACATGGGAATCAACGAGACGCGCTACGGCTTCATGGACGAGGGATGGGCGACGACGTTCGAGTACCTCATCAACGTGCCCGACATGGGTGCCGCGAAGGCGGGCGACTTCTTCCGGCGATTCCGCGTGCAGGGCTGGATCCGCGACCCGTCGCCGAACGAGGATCTGCCGATCGTCACGCCCGGCGACGCGCTGTCCGGCGCGGCGCTCGGCAACAACGAGTACGGCAAGGCGGCGTTAGGCTACCTCGCCGCGAAGGACCTGCTCGGCGACGCGGCGTTTCGCACCGGGCTGCACGCGTTCATCGACCGGTGGCACGGCAGGCACCCGATCCCGTGGGACTTCTTCGCGACGATGAACGACGCCACGGGCAGGGACCTGAACTGGTTCTGGCGCGCGTGGTACTTCTCGAACGGCTACATCGACCTGGCCGTCGACGGCGTGCGGAAGTCGTCGAGCGGCTACGCGGTCACGCTGCGCAACGTCGGCGGCATGCCGGCGCCGGTGAACCTCGTGCTGCAGTACGCCGACGGCTCGACGGAGCGCGTGCACGAGACGCCGGCGATCTGGGCGTCGGATCAGACGCGCGCGACCGTCGGCGTGCAGACGCGGAAGGCGCTGCGCAGCGTCACGCTCGACGGCGGCATCTGGATGGACGCGGACACCACGAACGATCGCTGGACGGCACCCTAA